The following coding sequences lie in one Glycine max cultivar Williams 82 chromosome 19, Glycine_max_v4.0, whole genome shotgun sequence genomic window:
- the LOC100786647 gene encoding exportin-4, translated as MQGFTAATTDFTELQSTMRAIEHACTSIQMHINPGASEAVILSLGQSSQPYKTCQFILENSQVATARFQAAAAIREAAIREWGFLSADDKKGLISFCLCYVMQHTSSPDGYVQAKVSSVATQLMKRGWLEFVPAEKEALFYQVNQAIVGIHGIDVQFAGIKFLESLVSEFSPSTSSAMGLPREFHEQCRRSLEQDYLKTFYHWTQEAASSVTNRIIESDSVVPEVKVCSAALDLMLQILNWDFCSNTIETKINVNVFSAGVRQDGDSLKKSECHLVQPGSDWRDVLILSGHVGWLLSLYAALRLKFSCEGYWLDCPIAVSARKLLVQFCSLTGAVFLSDDGKMHEQHLLQLLSGIIEWVDPPDAISKAIENGKSDSEMLDGCRALLAIANVTTPYVFDGLLKSMRPIGTLTFLSMLMSEVIKVLMTSNTEEETWSWEARDVLLDTWTAILTPINTINVNALLPSEGIKAAANLFGFIVECELRLASATAFNDEGDSDHLHASVSAMDERLSCYALIARASVNVTIPLLIRVFSERVGCLNQGRGIIDLTETLEELYSLLLIIGHVIADEGEGELPLVPNTIQTQFVVNAVEADKHPVVLLSSSIIKFAEQCLSPEMRASVFSPRLMESIIWFLARWSRTYLMSSDGIGEKILDSGHHHEHSSKKALLCFFGEHNQGKLVLDIIVRISFIALTSYLGEKDLQGLTCYQLLHSLVQQKHICVHLVTLNSWHELATAFSTEKTLLLLDTAHQRSLAQTLVRSASGIRNSEASSQYVRNLMGPIATYIVEISSKSNFKNIAQQPDILLSVSCMLERLRGAASASEPRTQKAIYDLGFSLMNPILVLLEVYKHESAVVYLLLKFVVDWVDGQITYLEAQETAAVVNFCTRLLQLYSSHNIGKISLSLSSSLLSEAKTDKYRDLRALLQLLSSLCSKDMIDFSSDSIEAQGTNISQVVYFGLHMVTPLISMDLLKYPKLCHDYFSLLTHMLEVYPETFAQLNSEAFAHILGTLDFGLHHQDADVVSKCLRALQALASYHYKETGNGNIGLGAHTVGHKDLSGNVQEGLLSRFLRSMLQLLLFEDYSSDLISVAADALLPLILCEQGLYQRLGNELIERQPNATLKSRLANALHTLTSANQLSSSLDRINYQRFRKNLNSFLVEVRGFLRTM; from the exons ATGCAAGGGTTTACAGCAGCAACTACAGATTTCACTGAACTTCAGTCTACTATGCGAGCCATCGAGCATGCCTGCACTTCCATTCAG ATGCATATCAATCCAGGAGCTTCTGAGGCAGTTATATTGTCATTAGGCCAGTCTTCTCAGCCATATAAGACTTGCCAATTCATTCTTG AAAATTCCCAGGTGGCAACTGCAAGGTTTCAAGCGGCTGCAGCAATCCGAGAAGCAGCTATTAGAGAATGGGGTTTTCTTAGTGCTGATGACAAGAAAGGCTTGATAAG TTTTTGTCTATGCTATGTCATGCAACATACTAGTTCTCCTGATGGCTATGTCCAAGCAAAGGTTTCTTCTGTGGCTACTCAGTTGATGAAAAGGGGTTG GCTTGAGTTTGTACCTGCAGAGAAGGAGGCTCTTTTTTATCAG GTGAACCAGGCTATTGTGGGCATTCATGGTATAGATGTGCAGTTTGCTGGAATCAAATTCCTCGAATCATTG GTATCAGAATTTTCTCCATCTACTTCAAGTGCTATGGGACTTCCAAGGGAATTTCATGAGCAGTGTAGGAGGTCACTTGAGCAGGACTACCTAAAG ACATTCTACCACTGGACACAAGAAGCTGCTTCAAGTGTCACAAACAGGATTATTGAATCTGACTCTGTTGTACCAGAGGTTAAAGTTTGCAGTGCTGCACTGGATCTCATGCTTCAAATTCTGAATTGGGATTTTTGTAGCAATactattgaaacaaaaataaatgtaaatgtCTTCTCTGCTGGAGTTAGACAAGATGGGGATTCTCTCAAAAAGTCTGAATGTCACCTAGTGCAG CCTGGTTCAGATTGGCGTGATGTGTTAATATTAAGCGGTCATGTTGGATGGCTTTTGAGTTTATATGCAGCATTGAGGCTGAAATTTTCATGTGAAGGATACTGGCTTGACTGCCCTATTGCAGTCTCTGCTCGAAAGCTACTTGTACAATTTTGTTCTTTAACAGGAGCTGTATTTCTTTCTG ATGATGGAAAAATGCATGAGCAGCATCTTCTGCAGCTCCTATCTGGGATAATAGAGTGGGTAGATCCTCCAGATGCCATTTCGAAAGCTATTGAAAATGGGAAAAGTGACAG CGAGATGCTTGATGGTTGTCGCGCATTATTGGCCATTGCAAATGTAACAACCCCCTATGTGTTTGATGGTTTGCTAAAATCTATGAG GCCCATCGGTACTCTTACTTTTTTGTCAATGTTGATGTCTGAAGTAATTAAAGTCCTCATGACTAGTAACACAGAAGAGGAGACTTGGAGCTGGGAAGCACGTGATGTCTTATTGGATACTTGGACTGCCATTCTAACG CCAATAAATACTATCAATGTGAATGCTTTGCTTCCATCCGAAGGGATAAAAGCTGCTGCCAATCTCTTTGGTTTCATTGTAGAATGCGAGCTACGAT tgGCCTCTGCGACAGCGTTTAATGATGAGGGCGATTCAGACCATCTTCATGCTTCTGTATCTG CCATGGATGAAAGGTTAAGCTGCTATGCTCTTATTGCAAGAGCATCTGTTAATGTTACAATTCCTTTGCTCATTAGAGTATTTTCAGAGCGGGTTGGATGCCTTAATCAG GGCAGGGGCATTATTGACTTGACTGAAACTTTGGAAGAACTTTATTCATTGTTGCTGATTATTGGTCATGTAATTGCAGATGAAGGGGAGGGGGAACTACCGCTG GTTCCTAATACGATACAAACCCAGTTTGTTGTTAACGCTGTTGAAGCAGATAAACATCCTGTTGTTTTACTTTCCAg CTCAATCATAAAATTTGCTGAGCAATGCCTCAGTCCAGAAATGAGAGCATCAGTTTTTAGTCCCCGGCTTATGGAG TCAATTATATGGTTCCTTGCAAGGTGGTCTCGTACATATCTAATGTCTTCTGATGGAATCGGGGAGAAAATCTTAGATTCAGGTCATCATCATGAGCATAGTTCAAAAAAGGCTTTGCTTTGTTTCTTTGGAGAACATAACCAAGGGAAACTTGTTCTTGATATTATTGTCCGGATATCCTTCATCGCACTTACGTCATATCTAGGGGAAAAGGATTTACAG GGACTCACTTGTTACCAGTTACTTCATTCGCTGGTTCAGCAAAAGCATATATGTGTCCACCTTGTTACTCTG AATTCATGGCATGAACTAGCAACTGCATTTTCAACTGAAAAGACTTTGCTCTTGTTGGACACTGCTCATCAG CGATCTCTTGCACAAACACTTGTTCGTTCAGCTTCAGGCATAAGAAATTCAGAGGCGTCTAGTCA gtATGTAAGAAATCTCATGGGTCCTATTGCAACATACATAGTGGAGATATCCAGCaagagtaattttaaaaatattgccCAACAACCAGATATTCTCCTTTCG GTCAGCTGCATGTTAGAACGGCTACGTGGAGCTGCAAGTGCTTCTGAACCTCGGACACAGAAGGCTATCTATGATCTAGGATTCTCTCTAATGAATCCCATACTAGTTCTTCTTGAAGTGTATAAACATGAG TCTGCAGTTGTCTACCTGCTACTTAAATTTGTAGTTGATTGGGTTGATGGACAAATTACGTACTTGGAGGCCCAAGAAACTGCGGCTGTTGTTAATTTTTGCACGCGTTTGCTTCAGCTGTATTCATCTCACAATATTGGCAAG ATATCACTAAGTCTTTCAAGCAGCTTACTTAGTGAGGCTAAAACAGATAAGTATAGAGATTTGCGAGCCCTTCTTCAACTTCTCTCAAGTCTTTGCTCTAAAGACATG ATTGATTTCTCATCAGATTCGATTGAAGCCCAAGGCACTAACATATCTCAG GTGGTTTACTTTGGTCTTCACATGGTCACACCATTGATTTCTATGGACCTCCTGAAATATCCCAAACTTTGTCATGAT TATTTTTCTCTCCTGACTCATATGTTGGAGGTTTATCCTGAAACATTTGCACAACTAAATAGTGAAGCCTTCGCTCATATACTTGGAACCCTTGATTTTGGTCTTCACCATCAG GATGCAGATGTGGTTAGTAAGTGTCTGAGAGCTCTGCAAGCTCTTGCTTCTTACCACTACAAGGAGACTGGTAATGGTAATATTGGCTTGGGTGCCCACACTGTGGGTCATAAGGATTTGAGTGGGAATGTTCAGGAAGGTCTTTTGAGCCGTTTCCTTCGTTCAATGCTGCAGCTACTCCTTTTTGAGGATTACAG TTCGGATCTAATCAGTGTTGCGGCAGATGCTCTCCTTCCATTAATCCTGTGTGAGCAAGGCCTGTATCAG AGATTGGGGAATGAATTGATAGAGAGACAACCAAATGCAACACTCAAATCTAGGCTGGCAAATGCATTGCACACACTAACAAGTGCAAATCAGCTTTCTTCCTCCCTTGATAGAATAAATTACCAGAGATTTAGGAAAAATCTCAATAGCTTCCTAGTTGAAGTTCGTGGATTTCTGAGAACCATGTGA